The following proteins are co-located in the Vigna angularis cultivar LongXiaoDou No.4 chromosome 2, ASM1680809v1, whole genome shotgun sequence genome:
- the LOC108321224 gene encoding acetyl-CoA acetyltransferase, cytosolic 1 has protein sequence MAPAAAAPSDYIKPRDVCIVGVARTPMGGFLGTLSSLSATKLGSIAIEAALKRANVDPSLVEEVIFGNVLSANLGQAPARQAALGAGIPNSVVCTTVNKVCASGMKATMLAAQSIQLGTNDVVVAGGMESMSNVPKYLAEARKGSRLGHDSLVDGMLKDGLWDVYKDVGMGVCAELCADNHAFTRDDQDNYAIQSFERGIAAQDSGAFKWEIVPVEVSGGRGKPSTVVDRDEGIGKFDAAKLRKLRPSFKETGGSVTAGNASSISDGAAALVLVSGEKALKLGLQVIAKITGFADAAQEPELFTTAPSLAIPKAISNAGLEASQIDFYEINEAFAVVALANQKLLGLNSEKVNVHGGAVALGHPLGCSGARILVTLLGVLKQKNGKYGVGGICNGGGGASALVVELL, from the exons ATGGCGCCAGCAGCTGCAGCTCCTTCAGATTACATAAAACCCCGAG ATGTTTGCATTGTTGGTGTTGCACGTACGCCGATGGGTGGATTTCTTGGTACTCTGTCATCTCTATCTGCCACTAAGCTAGGCTCTATAGCCATTGAAG CTGCTCTTAAAAGGGCTAATGTTGATCCATCCCTTGTGGAAGAAGTAATTTTCGGAAATGTTCTAAGTGCTAATTTGGGGCAAGCTCCTGCAAGACAAGCTGCTCTCGGAGCAGGAATACCCAATTCAGTAGTCTGCACTACTGTTAACAAAGTTTGTGCATCGGGAATGAAAG CTACAATGCTTGCAGCCCAGAGTATTCAATTAGGCACAAATGATGTTGTTGTGGCTGGTGGTATGGAAAGCATGTCTAATGTACCTAAGTACCTGGCTGAAGCAAG GAAAGGATCGCGCCTCGGGCATGATTCACTTGTTGATGGGATGTTGAAAGATGGGTTATGGGATGTCTATAAGGATGTTGGGATGGGAGTGTGTGCTGAGCTATGCGCAGATAACCATGCATTTACAAGAGATGACCAG GACAACTATGCGATTCAAAGTTTTGAACGTGGAATTGCTGCCCAAGATAGTGGTGCCTTTAAATGGGAAATTGTTCCAGTTGAAGTCTCTGGTGGAAGGGGAAAACCTTCAACAGTTGTTGATAGGGATGAAGGCATAGGAAAG TTTGATGCTGCCAAGTTACGCAAACTTCGTCCAAGTTTCAAGGAGACTGGAGGTTCTGTTACTGCTGGCAATGCTTCTAGCATAAG TGATGGTGCTGCTGCATTAGTTTTGGTGAGTGGAGAGAAAGCACTGAAGCTTGGGCTTCAAGTTATTGCAAAAATCACTGGATTTGCTGACGCTGCTCAG GAACCAGAGTTATTTACGACAGCTCCATCCCTTGCCATTCCCAAAGCCATTTCCAATGCAGGGTTGGAGGCTTCACAAATTGacttttatgaaattaatgaaGCTTTTGCG GTTGTGGCTCTTGCAAACCAAAAACTTCTTGGACTAAATTCG GAAAAAGTAAATGTACATGGTGGAGCTGTTGCACTGGGTCATCCTCTCGGTTGCAGTGGTGCTCGCATTCTGGTGACGCTTTTGGGG GTATTGAAGCAGAAGAATGGGAAGTACGGAGTCGGTGGCATTTGCAACGGAGGAGGTGGTGCATCTGCCCTTGTTGTTGAGCTTTTGTAA